In the genome of Dermacentor silvarum isolate Dsil-2018 chromosome 1, BIME_Dsil_1.4, whole genome shotgun sequence, one region contains:
- the LOC125944225 gene encoding uncharacterized protein LOC125944225 has translation MKLQKWSTNDDELRKYITDRLDSVSAMAPTKVLGLLWDTAADKLILNMESLLQILEKKNDTKRCVLQTTARIFDPLGWLSPFVVRMKVLFQRLWEHGTAWEEVMPEQLRHEWETWSDELKCYPVFSLPRCELKLFLDKPSSSQLHVFADASSVAYGAVAYLRMEDQCGNVDVQLLFSKCRVAPIKRITLPRLELIAAVLASRVLKFLREALESRQWKIEEHMWTDSSVALCWIQSTATKWKQFVYNRVNEIRQVTDPDQWHHCPGTQNPADLLTRGLSLTNLRNSQLWWKGPNWLLRAANSWPTTSDAPDSGPEDEQVSSELQTNVPVLVSVIREPLFSAERFSSWLRMARVTAWVKRFVDNCRSPTSHTKGSLTATEVEKAENIWFKQMQTDTYAKERAQLEVGQDLDKTSSIRDLHPFIDEKGVMRIRTRLQNADVTYNEKTPVLLPSNHPVTQLVILQAHKTVLHGGVGDTLNELRARFWVPRVRQAVKRVLRKCVICAPVRAIHLEHVVGLTTNAFLMAFKRFCARRGTPRIVYSDNATTFKKAARELASMHQLLRKEEVSQYCSTHGITWKFIAERAPWWGGFWERLVRIVKMCLRKSLGRASVDLQQLSTLLTETEAVVNSRPITFIYSSPKEPDILTPSHFLLGSRLLSNPKTSDEQGERKTELLSLWVHRQLIMEQLWKRWLREYLLTLRSVHLMKASKAYSISKGDVVIIHEDKAPRMFWKTGVVSDCIRSKDGNVRACKVKIPSGSQMIRPVQKLYPLELATSGPRVC, from the exons atgaagctgcaaaaatggtcCACCAATGATGATGAGTTAAGAAAGTACATCACTGATAGATTGGACTCTGTCTCAGCAATGGCTCCTACGAAAGTTCTTGGTTTGCTATGGGACACAGCTGCTGACAAGCTTATTCTAAACATGGAATCTCTGTTGCAGATTCTCGAAAAGAAGAACGACACCAAGAGATGTGTCCTTCAGACGACCGCGCGGATTTTCGATCCATTAGGGTGGCTATCACCGTTCGTCGTTAGGATGAAAGTCCTCTTTCAGAGATTGTGGGAGCATGGCACTGCGTGGGAAGAAGTTATGCCTGAGCAACTTAGACACGAATGGGAAACTTGGTCCGATGAGCTAAAATGCTATCCGGTGTTTTCACTTCCCAGGTGTGAGCTGAAGTTATTCTTGGACAAGCCTTCAAGCTCCCAGCTTCACGTATTTGCTGATGCCAGTTCTGTTGCTTACGGTGCCGTAGCTTATCTCAGAATGGAAGATCAATGCGGTAACGTTGATGTTCAGCTTCTATTTTCGAAGTGTAGAGTAGCTCCAATCAAACGTATCACGTTACCACGTTTGGAATTGATAGCAGCGGTTCTGGCTTCTAGAGTCCTAAAGTTCTTGCGGGAGGCTCTAGAGTCGAGGCAATGGAAAATAGAAGAGCACATGTGGACGGACTCAAGTGTAGCGCTTTGTTGGATACAAAGCACGGCAACCAAGTGGAAGCAATTTGTTTATAACAGAGTTAACGAGATACGTCAAGTCACAGATCCAGACCAGTGGCATCACTGTCCGGGAACACAAAACCCAGCTGATCTGCTGACGCGTGGGCTTTCGCTCACAAACCTTCGAAATAGCCAGCTGTGGTGGAAAGGACCTAACTGGCTtctacgtgcggcaaatagttggCCAACGACATCTGACGCTCCAGATTCTGGACCGGAAGACGAACAAGTTTCTTCCGAGTTACAAACAAACGTTCCTGTACTGGTGAGCGTGATAAGAGAACCACTTTTCAGTGCTGAACGATTTAGTTCTTGGTTACGAATGGCAAGAGTGACAGCATGGGTCAAACGCTTCGTGGACAACTGTAGATCGCCAACGTCGCATACAAAAGGATCACTTACAGCTACTGAAGTTGAAAAAGCTGAGAACATCTGGTTCAAGCAAATGCAGACAGATACCTATGCCAAAGAGAGAGCCCAACTTGAAGTGGGACAAGACCTCGACAAGACGTCGTCCATAAGAGACCTGCATCCCTTTATTGACGAAAAGGGCGTCATGAGGATTAGAACTCGCCTTCAGAACGCCGATGtcacatacaacgaaaagacgcctgTGCTGCTACCGTCCAACCACCCGGTCACGCAACTCGTCATTTTGCAAGCTCACAAAACTGTGCTCCACGGCGGTGTCGGTGACACATTAAATGAACTTCGCGCCCGGTTCTGGGTGCCCAGAGTGCGACAAGCAGTGAAGAGAGTGCTACGAAAATGTGTGATTTGTGCTC CAGTTAGAGCAATTCACCTTGAGCATGTGGTTGGACTTACTACTAACGCTTTTCTCATGGCTTTCAAAAGATTTTGTGCAAGACGTGGAACACCGCGAATAGTTTACTCAGACAACGCTACTACATTCAAGAAAGCTGCACGTGAGCTAGCTAgcatgcaccagttgttgaggaaagaggaagtcagccagtattgctctacccacggcataacttggaaatttattgcagagagagctccttggtggggtgggttttgggagcggttagttaggattgtgaagatgtgccttcgcAAGTCATTGGGAAGGGCGTCTGTTGACCTACAACAACTGAGCACTTTGCTGACTGAAACAGAAGCCGTTGTGAATTCCAGACCCATAACTTTCATTTACTCTTCTCCTAAAGAGCCAGACATTCTAACCCCGTCTCATTTTTTGTTAGGCAGCCGTCTCTTGTCTAATCCTAAAACGTCTGATGaacagggagaaagaaagactgagctgctcagtttgtgggtccacaggcagctaataatggaacaactgtggaagcgatggcttcgtgaatatctactgacacttcgaagcgttcacttgatgaaagcatcaaaagcttatagcatcagtaaaggtgatgttgtgattattcacgaagacaaggctcccagaatgttctggaagactggggtagtaagtgactgcatccgaagtaaagatggcaacgtccgtgcgtgtaaagttaaaatacccagtggctcacagatgatccgacctgtgcagaaattgtaccctttagaactcgccacctcaggccccagagtgtgttaa